From the bacterium genome, one window contains:
- a CDS encoding glutamine--tRNA ligase/YqeY domain fusion protein encodes MSETPNNFIEEIIREDNRTGRWDGRVHTRFPPEPNGYLHIGHAKSICLNHGLAQKFGGKFNLRFDDTNPEKEEHEYVTSIVEDVRWLGADWEDRLFFASDYFERMYELAEQLVNAGKAYVDDQTDEQIKETRGTVKTPGSDSPCRGRAPAENLDLLRRMRAGEFPDGSKVLRAKIDMASPNMLLRDPLVYRIRHAEHHRTGDQWCLYPMYDWAHGLEDSIEGITHSICTLEFEVHRPLYDWFLEQLGVYRPQQIEFARLNLTHTVMSKRKLLKLVQDGLVDGWDDPRMPTICGLRRRGYTASAIRDFCDRIGVARAASTVEYALLEHCLREELNLSAPRVMAVLDPLKLVITNYPEGEEELVDCLNNPEDPSAGEREVPFSRELWIERDDFQENPPPKFFRLAPGREVRLKHAYYVVCDEVVKDDAGRIVELRCTYDPQSRGGGTPDERKVKGTLHWVSAPHALDAEVRLYEQLFSDPFPGVSEGCADPLDCLNPQSLTILKGCKLEPGLAAAEPGHSCQFLRHGYFCADARHSRPGAPVFNRTVSLKDSWAKEQKKV; translated from the coding sequence ATGTCCGAGACGCCGAACAACTTCATCGAAGAGATCATCCGCGAGGACAACCGCACGGGCCGCTGGGACGGCCGCGTCCACACGCGCTTCCCGCCCGAGCCCAACGGCTACCTCCACATCGGGCACGCCAAGAGCATCTGCCTCAACCACGGGCTGGCCCAGAAGTTCGGCGGCAAGTTCAACCTGCGCTTCGACGACACGAACCCCGAGAAGGAGGAGCACGAGTACGTGACCTCCATCGTCGAGGACGTGCGCTGGCTCGGGGCCGACTGGGAGGACCGGCTGTTCTTCGCCTCGGACTACTTCGAGCGCATGTACGAGCTGGCCGAGCAGCTCGTGAACGCCGGCAAGGCCTACGTCGACGACCAGACCGACGAGCAGATCAAGGAGACGCGCGGCACCGTCAAGACGCCGGGCTCCGACAGCCCGTGCCGCGGCCGCGCGCCCGCCGAGAACCTCGACCTGCTGCGCCGCATGCGCGCCGGCGAGTTCCCCGACGGGTCCAAGGTCCTGCGGGCGAAGATCGACATGGCCTCGCCGAACATGCTGCTGCGCGACCCGCTGGTCTACCGCATCCGCCACGCCGAGCACCACCGTACCGGCGACCAGTGGTGCCTCTACCCGATGTACGACTGGGCGCACGGGCTCGAGGACTCCATCGAGGGCATCACCCACTCGATCTGCACGCTGGAGTTCGAGGTCCACCGCCCGCTGTACGACTGGTTCCTGGAGCAGCTCGGCGTCTACCGGCCGCAGCAGATCGAGTTCGCGCGCCTCAACCTCACGCACACGGTCATGAGCAAGCGCAAGCTGCTCAAGCTGGTGCAGGACGGCCTGGTCGACGGCTGGGACGACCCTCGCATGCCCACCATCTGCGGCCTGCGCCGCCGCGGCTACACCGCCAGCGCGATCCGCGACTTCTGCGACCGCATCGGCGTGGCGCGCGCCGCCAGCACCGTCGAGTACGCGCTGCTGGAGCACTGCCTGCGCGAGGAGCTGAACCTGTCGGCGCCGCGCGTGATGGCGGTGCTGGACCCGCTGAAGCTCGTCATCACCAACTACCCCGAGGGCGAGGAAGAGCTGGTCGACTGCCTGAACAACCCCGAGGACCCGTCCGCGGGCGAGCGCGAGGTGCCCTTCTCGCGCGAGCTGTGGATCGAGCGCGACGACTTCCAGGAGAACCCGCCGCCGAAGTTCTTCCGCCTCGCTCCGGGCCGCGAGGTGCGGCTCAAGCACGCGTACTACGTCGTCTGCGACGAGGTCGTGAAGGACGACGCGGGCCGGATCGTCGAGCTGCGCTGCACCTACGACCCGCAGTCCCGCGGCGGCGGCACCCCCGACGAGCGCAAGGTCAAGGGCACGCTGCACTGGGTCTCGGCGCCCCACGCGCTCGACGCCGAAGTGCGCCTCTACGAGCAGCTGTTCAGCGACCCCTTCCCGGGCGTTTCGGAGGGCTGCGCCGATCCGCTGGACTGCCTGAACCCGCAGTCGCTCACCATCCTGAAGGGCTGCAAGCTCGAGCCGGGGCTGGCCGCGGCCGAGCCCGGCCACAGCTGCCAGTTCCTGCGGCACGGCTACTTCTGCGCCGACGCGCGGCACTCGCGCCCCGGCGCGCCGGTGTTCAACCGCACCGTGTCGCTCAAGGACAGTTGGGCCAAAGAGCAGAAGAAGGTCTGA
- the bcp gene encoding thioredoxin-dependent thiol peroxidase produces the protein MPKIGTKAPSFTLPNQRGEKVKLSDHLGSKVVLFAFPKANTPGCTAQACGFSEALPRFAKKGVVILGISPDAPAALARWKEQQGLAFDLLSDPDHKVLAKWGAWGEKSMYGKKYEGVIRSHWIVGEDGRILDERIKVSPADSVALAEKFLAGS, from the coding sequence ATGCCGAAGATCGGAACCAAGGCCCCGTCGTTCACGCTGCCGAACCAGCGGGGCGAGAAGGTCAAGCTGTCCGACCACCTGGGAAGCAAGGTGGTCCTGTTCGCCTTCCCCAAGGCCAACACGCCGGGTTGCACCGCCCAGGCCTGCGGCTTCTCCGAGGCGCTGCCGCGCTTCGCGAAGAAGGGGGTCGTGATCCTCGGGATCAGCCCCGACGCGCCGGCGGCGCTGGCCCGCTGGAAGGAGCAGCAGGGTCTGGCGTTCGACCTGCTCTCCGATCCCGACCACAAGGTGCTGGCGAAGTGGGGCGCCTGGGGCGAGAAGAGCATGTACGGCAAGAAGTACGAGGGCGTGATCCGCTCGCACTGGATCGTGGGCGAGGACGGGCGCATCCTCGACGAGCGGATCAAGGTCAGCCCGGCGGACAGCGTGGCGCTGGCGGAGAAGTTCCTGGCCGGGAGCTGA
- a CDS encoding exodeoxyribonuclease III yields MRIVSWNVNGLRAALGKGLRESIARVAPDVLCLQETRALPEQAAAGLEGYHEFWNPARKPGYSGVAVMTRTAPLDVRCGGVLSGLDDEGRTLALEFPDLFVVSVYTPNAQRGLLRLPDRMRWDAAFLAYLRELERVKPVVVCGDFNVAHREIDLANPKQNVNNAGFTPQERAGFDALIRTGFVDTFREFETGGGHYTWWTWRVDARARNIGWRIDYALISASLRPRLRSASILSDIHGSDHCPVEVVLD; encoded by the coding sequence ATGCGCATCGTTTCGTGGAACGTCAACGGCCTGCGCGCCGCCCTGGGCAAGGGCCTGCGCGAGTCGATCGCCCGGGTCGCCCCGGACGTGCTCTGCCTGCAGGAGACGCGGGCCCTGCCCGAACAGGCGGCCGCGGGGCTGGAGGGTTACCACGAGTTCTGGAACCCGGCGCGCAAGCCCGGCTATTCCGGCGTGGCGGTGATGACGCGGACCGCGCCCCTGGACGTGCGGTGCGGCGGCGTGCTGTCCGGTCTCGACGACGAGGGGCGCACGCTGGCGCTGGAGTTCCCCGACTTGTTCGTGGTCTCGGTCTACACGCCCAACGCGCAGCGCGGCCTGCTGCGGCTGCCGGACCGCATGCGCTGGGACGCGGCCTTCCTGGCCTACCTGCGGGAGCTCGAGCGGGTGAAGCCGGTCGTCGTCTGCGGCGACTTCAACGTCGCCCACCGCGAGATCGACCTGGCCAACCCGAAGCAGAACGTGAACAACGCCGGCTTCACCCCCCAGGAGCGCGCCGGCTTCGACGCCCTCATCCGCACCGGTTTCGTGGACACCTTCCGGGAGTTCGAGACCGGCGGGGGACACTACACCTGGTGGACCTGGCGCGTGGACGCCCGCGCCCGCAACATCGGCTGGCGCATCGACTACGCCCTCATCTCTGCCTCCCTGCGACCACGCCTGCGCTCCGCTTCCATCCTTTCCGACATCCACGGCTCGGATCACTGCCCTGTCGAGGTTGTCCTGGACTGA
- a CDS encoding class I SAM-dependent methyltransferase — protein MKGDGGGGFYDDPVVYDILAAPGTAAELDVLDAIVAAWAVLEDGPRLWLEPACGTGRCLREWAARGRRAVGFDVSAAMASHARRRLRRRGLAARDEVLVAEVLVADMADCGDLLPPGGVDVAYLPDNSFRHLPDDRAARAHLDGMARLLRPGGVYVLGLSLTSPQGEPPDEDVWTASRGGIRVTQVVNYLPPGPDGIGPRLERVISHLVVSRAGVEEHRDHVYDLRTYTPRQWDALLGRSDLQRLASLDRLGTPRAGRDLPYQLEVLARRG, from the coding sequence GTGAAGGGCGACGGCGGCGGCGGCTTCTACGACGATCCCGTCGTCTACGACATCCTGGCCGCACCCGGGACGGCCGCCGAGCTGGACGTCCTGGACGCGATCGTCGCGGCCTGGGCGGTCCTGGAAGACGGCCCGCGCCTGTGGCTGGAGCCGGCCTGCGGCACCGGGCGCTGCCTGCGGGAGTGGGCGGCCAGGGGCCGCCGGGCCGTCGGTTTCGACGTGAGCGCCGCGATGGCGAGCCACGCCCGCCGCCGGCTGCGCCGCCGTGGCCTGGCTGCAAGGGACGAGGTGCTGGTGGCCGAGGTGCTGGTGGCCGACATGGCCGACTGCGGCGACCTGCTGCCGCCGGGCGGGGTCGACGTCGCCTACCTGCCCGACAATTCCTTCCGCCACCTACCGGACGATCGCGCGGCGCGGGCCCACCTGGACGGGATGGCCCGACTGCTGCGCCCCGGCGGCGTCTACGTCCTAGGCCTCAGCTTGACGAGCCCACAGGGCGAACCGCCGGACGAGGATGTCTGGACGGCGTCGCGCGGCGGGATCCGCGTGACCCAGGTCGTGAACTACCTGCCGCCGGGCCCGGACGGGATCGGCCCGCGCCTCGAGCGGGTGATCAGCCACCTGGTGGTGAGCCGGGCCGGCGTCGAAGAGCATCGGGACCACGTCTACGACCTGCGCACCTACACGCCCCGGCAGTGGGACGCGCTGCTGGGTCGCAGCGACCTCCAGCGGCTGGCGAGTCTCGACCGGCTGGGAACGCCGCGCGCCGGGCGCGACCTCCCCTACCAGCTGGAGGTGCTCGCCCGGCGCGGTTGA